One Spirochaetota bacterium genomic window, GCAGAAGCGCTCGGAGGCAATTGACCCGTACTCGGCGGCGAGGATTATCGAAGCATATAGTTCGTCCCGCGAATCATTGAAGCACAGTGACTTCATGAAAGGTATGGCCGATAGATCTTTTTCCAGAGAAACTATTTCAACGGTTCGCCCGTCAGCCAGGGGCAGAAGCTCGAAAAGCGTCGCAAGGCAGTTATAACCGAGACCGAATCCGATATCCAGCACCCGCAGATTTGATTTCCGCAATCCAGGAAGACCCGAGGGCCGTACATGTTTGAGCAGGGATTCTTCGAACGCCCCGGAAAGTGAATGCATCGCTTCATCGTAATCATGGGCGAGAAGCGTCAACGAGCCGTCTCCAGTGGGAACGGGAGTGAATCCGGTTTTCGATTTATCTGGAAGATTCGACATGATGCGTGAGTCTCTTCAATATTTCATCCGTGGTGAGCCCGGTGATGGCGATTCTCTTCGTTCTTGCCGAGGCGCCTTTCTCGATCTCGATACGTGATTTTGAGATGTCAAGCGCGCGGGCCATAAGCCGTATGCATTCAGCGTTGGCTTTCCCGTCCGCCGGGGGAGAATTGACGAATACTTTTATGCGTGCCGATTCCTCGATCACGATTTTGCTTTGTGATGATTTTGGAGCGACCCGGATGTCAATTCGTGATATTTGTTTGGATTCCATGCAATAGCCCGCGCTCATCCATATTCCGTAACTCATAATAAAATCGGTTTGACAGGCCGTCAAGATCAAACCCTTCCTTGATATAAATAATCGGGGGACTCGGGATGAATATTGTTACATTAGAGAATGGTCCGTTCCAGGTGAACAGTTACCTGTTATATGATATGTCCGCTCGATCCGGGATAATTATAGATCCCGGAAGTTCGATTCAGGAGCTGCTTGCCAGGATAGAGAAGGAAAATATCCAGCTTCAAGCGATCCTATGTACGCATGGACATATTGACCATGTCGCAGGAGTCAACGAAGTAAAGGCTAGATTCGGTGTTCCCCTGTGGATGAATCGCGGGGATAGCGAATTGCTTGAAACGCTTCCCCAGCAGGCGAGGATGTTCGGGGTGAAAAATCCCGGACCGGTTGTAATCGATGTCGAGCTGCCCGGCGAGGGCGCGGTCGAGATAGGCGGCATAACCATCACCTTGCTGAGAACTCCCGGGCATTCCCCGGGCTCACTTTCATTTGTTATCGACGATACGGTATTCAGCGGGGATACGCTCTTCAATTTCTCGATCGGGAGAACCGACCTGCCCGGCGGGAGTTATGAAGCCTTGATCGCCTCGATCGAAAACAAGCTTTTCGCGCTGCCTGACGATACCAGGGTGCTTTCGGGGCATGGTCCCGAGACGACCATAGGAAAGGAAAAGGAATTTAATCCGTTTTTCGGCTGATTTTCAGGGAATTATATAAAGAAAGAGGAAGGAATCACTTTGAATTCTTTCCTCTTTCTTATTCTAAGAAGGTGACTCTGAGGGTACACTACTGTACCTTAATCGATGCACCCCTCGGTGCATTAAATCGTACGGCAACGCCTGTTAAACCCTACGACTTAATCTTTAAATTAATAATAGTAATTATCGCGGCGAAGTCAACATCGTTAATAATTTTTCTTTTAAAAGCTTTTTAACGCTGCGTCAACGGTGCTGAATACCTTAATTACCGACGATACTTTGGTGAGCTCCAGTACCTTCTCCACTTCCTGTTGCGGCGCAGCCAGCCTGAGCAGGGACTTCAGGCTCTGATTGATATTCAGGAATATGCCGATGCCGGAGCTGGTGATGATCTTGACGTCGGACAGATCGAGCACTAGTTTCTTGATCCCCTTATTAACGATCGCCTGCTGGAGCTTTTCCTTGAGCTCAGGCACATCCAGTGTAAGCACTTCGCTGGTGGTAATCTTTGCTACACAGATCCCTTCCCCAAGTTCCTTTAACTCGAGCATGTTCCTCTCCAATTTTGAGATATTTATTACATAAATAGACAAATATTTGAATAGGTCAATAACTATAGGCAGCAGGTAGAAAATTTTTCAACTATGGCCAGTTCTCCCGCTTTTCGGGATTATATCCTTTACTATAAATGCACCGCTCGATCGTATACAGGAATGCCATGAAGAACGATATCCATTCAATACGGCATTTGATGCCGGTGCAGAAATGCCTGTCCGGCGGCGAAATATCGGCACTGAGCGATGCCGAGTTGTTATCTGCGATCCTGGCAACAGGCACGCGGTTGCGCGACGTACGGGAGGTCTCCGAGGAACTGCTGAGAACATTCCACGGCCTGCAGGGTTTAAGCGCCGCGGGTTTTCGCGAACTCTCGGAAACAGGCGGTATCGGACCCGCAAAATCCGTAAGAATTCATGCCGCCTTCGAGCTGGGAAAACGAATGCTGGTTCAGACCAGGATGCCCGCGGTCGTGGATACGCCGGTGAAGGTATGGAAGATGCTCCAGCCCGAGATGGCGCGCCTCCTTCACGAGGAATTCCGGGTGCTCATCCTGAATAACAAGAACATGCTTCTTAAAAATTCCGTCGTTTCAATCGGAACGATATCGGAGGCCCTGGTCCACCCGCGTGAAATCTTTCGCGACGCGATCCGCGAGGCGGCCGCATCGATAATCGTCGCGCATAATCATCCCTCCGGGGTGCTCGTGCCTTCAAAAGAGGATATCAGTACCACGATCAGGATTCGGGACGCGGGAAAAATAATAGGCATTGAACTGCTGGACCATGTAATAATCGGCGGAGCATCGTATTTGAGCCTGAAGGAGGGCGGGTATATCTAGCGTGCCCACCCGATTCGCTGAGGCCGTTTATGCCGTAATCAGACCGGCAGCGAACTTTTCACGTTCAGGCAGCGGACGATGTCGGGCGTAATGTCCGCGATCCCGGTGCAGCCGGTCAGGATCATCGCCTGTTCGAGTTCCTGCTTGATCGTATTCAAATAATATGATACGCCGCGCGCCCCCATTCCCACCGCGGCAATCGCAACCGGCCTGCCTATGAGGATGAATTCCGCCCCCAGGGCGAGCGCCTTGAGTATATCCACACCATTCCTGAATCCGCCGTCGATCATGATCCGGATATTTCCCTTCACCTCGCGCACGATCTCCTCGAGAACGTCCATGGAGCCGGCCATCTGGTCGAGCACGCGCCCCCCGTGGTTGGAAACGATGATCGCGTGCGCCCCGGCCTCGACTGCCAGGGAGGCGTCGCGAACCGTCATTATTCCCTTCAATACGAAGGGAAGCGACGTCGATGAAATAAGCCCTCTCAGATCGGACAGGCTTTTGGGACCCACGGACTGGTTTTTCATTTTCATGGTCTTGAAGACTACCGCGTCGATATCCATCCCCACCGCCAGGGCGCCGGATCTCTCGGCGGCCCTGATCCGCGCGAGCACCTCGTTGTTGTCGCTCCGGGGTTTGAAGACCGGAACACCCATGCCCCTGGCGTCCGACAGGGCCTGCAGGCCGATCTTATATTTATCCGGCGTCGCCCCGTCTCCCACGAACGCGACGGTTCCCGCGTTCAGGCAGCCGTTTACCACCGCGATATTGTAGTCGAGCTCATCCATGGCGCTGCCCATGTTCGTTCCCATTCCCGTGATCGGGGCGGCCATGATGGGCATCGACAGCCGGTTCCCGAAAAACACCGCCGAGGTGTCGGGCTCGGTCACATCGTGAATAAGCCTGGTGTTAATCTTGAAATTTTGAAGGGATTCCGTATTTCTTCTGAAAGAGGCCCCTGTCCCGATACCGCCCATGCCCGGCACCCCGCTCGCGCAGTCCTTCCCGTCGCAGGTTTTACACGCGTAGCAGGTTTTTTTAAAGCGCTCGCGCGCCGATACACGGATCGCCTCCATTGAGAGCTCGGCTTCCTCAAAGACCTCAATGGCGATGACTTCTTTCGCCCTTCGCACCGCCTCTTCGGCCAATTCGAGGGTATCCGCGACGGCGATGATGTGCCCCGCCTTTTCGACGTTCGATCGGGGAACAATCACGGTATCGCCCGGTTTGACATTTATAAAAATTTCCGCAATCCCGGGAATTTTATTCGCATCTTCTATTCCCGTAATCCTCCTGACTATGCCCGGCTTCGTGATGAGGGCCCTCTCTATCGCGACCCTGTCGTGCAAAGGCTCAAGGTTGCCCGGCTCCTGGCCGACCGCGACTTCGATTGCGGCTTTCATGAGATCTACGCCGCTTGAAAGCGGATAGGTGTAGGCGGACATGAAGCCACCGGAAAGACGAGCGGCCAATTCCCCGATCATGGCGCCGTGTTTCGTAATCTTGATATCGCCCTTGGCGCATCCGATGGAAATTCCCAGGGCGCGTATTCCCTTGCGCATGACCTCGCACGCTTCCTCCTGCTTCTCCCGGGAAAGCTGCGAAGGCATGGTGTGCCCGGTTTCGACGAAATAGGGAGGATATTCGATAATCCGGTCGGCGATACCGGTAAAGGTGATTTCATCATTGAATACGACCGCGTCAATCGAGAGCTCTTCGCCTTCCATGTATTCCTCGATTATAAGCTCGCCGCTCGGGGAAGCGGCTTTTGCAAGCTTAAACGCATCCGCTATCTGGCCCTTGCTGTCAATGCGGCTCACCCCGCGCGCGCCCATGTTGTCCGTGGGTTTGATCACCAGCGGGAACCCCAGTATCTGGCAGGCCCTCTTCGCGTCCGCGAGCGACCATACGGGAAGAAAATTCGGGCAGGGAACATTATGGGTCTTAAAGCGCATGCGCATCTTTATCTTATTGGTTGCCGCCTCCGCGTTGTCGAACTTGATGCCGGGCAAATTGAGCGTGTTGGCGACCGCGGCGACGGTCGTGGATGCATCGGTACCTACCGTGAGCACGCCGCTGATCGGCGTGATTTCGTTTTGAGATTTTGCCACGCGGACGGAACCCTGGACGTCCCGGGTGCTCATGACTATGGGAATATCGGCATATTTCATTCCCATGGCGTGCTCGTTGTAATCGGTGACAATCACCTGGAAACCCATTTTCTTGGCGGCCTGAATGGCCGGCACCTGTAGAAGCCCGCCCCCGATCACCATTATGGTTTTTTTCATGATTTGTCCCCCGAAATTAGCGTTAGGTCCGGAAACGGCGGTCATAATTTGATTATGTCACACCGTAGCGCTTTCAATATCGGCAAATTCCTGAATATTTTTAGCACTATTTACAAAAACGAATAATAGCGGGACTGGAAACGTGGCGGCAGAATACGGCAAGGATTTGCAGGAACACGCTTTCAGCATGAAGAACCGGGGGTGTGTCACATCCAGGCTGCCGGTCAGGGTATTGTCCGCCAGCCTCTCTGCAGGGCGATTCTTCTCAGCGCACGATCCGGGTGTACACACACGGGGAATCCTATTTTTTCGAGTACGGGGAGATCGGCAAAGGAATCGCCATAGTAGTAGCATTCAGAAAGGGCTATGTCCATGGACCGGCAATAGGCCGCGGCGCGGACGAGCTTTTCCGCACCATAGCAATATCTGCCCCTGGTCCTGCCGGTGAATATGCCGTTCTCCACCTCGAGTGTTGTGGACAATACCGCATCCATCGAGAGGTGCCGGCGGGCGGGCTCGCAAATGTAGGATGTCGAAGCAGACAGCAAAACGGTATGGGCACCGCGGGCTTTATGAAATCTGACTTCGTCGACAATCTGAGGCCTGAAACGGGAGGCGACGCGCTCAATGAAAAAGCGCTCAGTAAAATCGCGCATTTTTGTTTCCGGCCACCCCGCGAATTTTTGAGCCCATTTCTGAAAGATGTTGGAGGTGTTAAACATGCCGAATCGGTGAATTGCCGCGATAAGCATTCCCGAAATTAATTCCCCGTGACTGATCATGCCCTGCTGGTAGGCATACTTTATGAAGAGGCGTCCGCTGCTGGTATCCAGGAGGGTGTGGTCGAGATCGAAAAAGGCTATGAATGGTTTCACGGTTATTCAGGCTCACTCTTTAGTATAGGCGGTCACTATCCCTGCGCCGGCAGGTCCGTGTCAAAGAAAATTATCTGCGGGTGAAATATTTAATTTGACAATGTGGCACTTCCTGGGATAACGCTAAGGCTTAAGATGAAAGGGCTCAAACAAAAAGACCTGCTGGATATTCAGTCGCTCACCACCGATGAAATTTCCCTCATTTGCAAATCGGCGCGATACTTTAAAGACCTGTTCACCCGTTCGATAAAAACCGTTCCCGTGCTTAGGGGTAAAACGGTGTGCACGCTCTTCTACGAGCCCTCGACGCGTACGAGGATCAGCTTCGAGCTCGCGGCCAAGCGCCTTTCGGCGGACCTTATCAACGTGACGGTAGCGGCCTCGAGCGTCGTGAAGGGGGAATCGCTTATCGATACCGTTCATACGATGGAGGCCATGAAAGCCGATTATATCATAATACGGCATGCGGCGTCCCTGGCGCCGCATTTTTTATCTAAAAATATCCAGGCCTCGGTCATCAACGCGGGTGACGGATTCCATGCGCATCCCACCCAGGCGCTACTGGACGCGTATTCGATTCTGGAAAAGAGGGGGAGCCTCGAGGGCCTCACGATCGGCATCGTGGGCGACATAAAGCATTCCAGGGTCGCTCGTTCGGACATCGAGGTTTTTAAGAGGCTGGGGGCAAGGGTCATACTCTGCGGCCCGCCCACGCTGGTGCCGGACGAATTTTCGGCGTATGATGTGGAAATATCGTATAACCTGGATGAGATCATCCCGCAACTTGACGTGATCAACATGCTCAGGCTTCAGCGCGAGCGGCAGAAGGGTTCGCTCTTTCCCTCGATCCGCGAATACCACCAGCAGTTCGCGCTGACGACGGAGCGCCTGAAGCGCGGGAAACGTGATCTTATAGTCATGCACCCCGGGCCCATAAACCGCGGAATCGAAATCGACCACCTCGTAGCCGACAGCCCGAATTCGATTATCAACGAACAGGTCACCAACGGAATCGCGGTACGCATGTCTATCTTTTACTTGCTCGCAGGCGGCACCCCGCTCGAGGACATGGAATAGGATTACCCAATGGAATTAGTCATAAAAAACGGCACGCTCCTGGACCCGGAATCGCGCTTTGAAGGCAAAATGGACGTGAGGATCGCCGGCGCCGGTATCGCGGAGATCGCGAAGTCCATCGTCGCACCCCCCGGAAGCGAAGTAATCGATGCGAAGGGGTGCCTTGTGCTTCCCGGTCTCATTGACATGCACGCGCATTTTCGCGAACCGGGCGGCGAGGATGAGGAGACCATCATCGGGGGATCGATAGTCGCCGCGAAGGGGGGATTTACCTCCGTGTGCACGATGCCCAATACGACACCGGTGATCGATAACCAGGCGCTGGTCAGGTTCATAATACTCGAGGCGGAGAAGGGTCCGATAAACGTATTCCCCATCGCGAGCATTTCCAAGGGATCGAAAGGCGAAGAGATCACGGAAATGGGCGAGCTTGTCAAGGGCGGCGCCGTGGGCTTTTCGGACGACGGCAGGCCGGTGATGAGCTCTGTACTCATGAGGCGCGCCCTTGAATACGCTCGAATGTTCGATGTTCCGATAATCACCCATTCGGAGGATATTCTCCTTTCCGACGAGGGAATCATGAACGAAGGCGTCAATTCGACGCTGCTCGGCCTCAAGGGGATTCCGCGGGAAGCCGAGGAGGTCATGATCGCGCGCGACGTCCTGCTTGCGCGGCTGACGAAGGGGAGGCTCCATGTCGCCCACGTCTCCTCGGGCGGATCGATCCAGATCATCAAGTGGGCCAAGGATGCGGGCGTCAGGGTCACCTGCGAAACCGCGCCGCATTATTTTTCCCTGACGGACGACGCCATCAGGGAGCATCTTGCGATGGCCAAGATGAGCCCGCCTTTGCGCACAAAAACCGACCGTGAGGCAATGATCGAGGGACTGCGAAGCGGCGTTATCGACGTGATTGCCACCGATCACGCGCCGCATCTCATGAACGAAAAAATGCAGGAACTCGAGTATGCCCCGTTCGGCATAATCGGCCTCGAGACCGCGGTGCCTCTCATTATAAGCATTTTGGTGAAGGAAAACGGTTTTTCCTACCTGGACGCGTTCAGCAAGCTGACTATCAATCCCGCGAGAATTTTAAAGATTGATCGGGGCGAATTGAAAGCCGGCAAGATCGCCGATATCGTCGTAATAGACCCGGATAAAAAGGTGCGAATCGACGAGGAATTCATCGCCTCCCGCTGCAAGAACACCCCCTTCATCAACAGGGAACTATACGGGTCGGTGGAGTGGACGATTTGCGACGGCGAAGTCGTGTACCGCAATGCGGGGAGATGAGATCAGCGTGTGGTGCCCTTGTCGCGGGTCAATTCGTACGATGCGACCACATTGGGATAGAAAAAATTCAGGTCCTTATTAATGCACTTTTTCAGATACTCATTCCCGCGGGCGGAATCCTTCACTACCAGTAACCGGTTCATCCCGACATAGAAATTCGATTCGGAAACCTGCTTCCCGACAGTTTCAGCGTCGACGCCCTTCTGCGCGATCGCCGCAAGCTCCGCTTCAGTTACCTTGCCCAGGAGGTAGCGTACCACGGTATGGGCCCAGTAAGGGGAAGGCGCCGAGTACCAGGGTGCGGTGATCTTGACGGTATTTTCGTACTCCGCCTTGGAGATTGCCGCTGCTACAAGAAGCCTCCACGCGGCGCTGTATGAATATGCCGGATTCGCTTTGAGTGACGCGCTGAAGTCATCCATGGCTTCCTTGTACTCGCCTCGAATGTACCGGACGATGCCCCGGTTGTGAAAACTGATGAAATCGCCCGGGTCCAGGCGGATCGATTCGGAGAGGTCGGTGAGCGCTTTCGTATACTCCCCGGCAAAATAATGGGCTATACCCCGGTTGCTGTATGCCATGGAATAATCGGGCCAGATCGAAAGCGCCCTGGAATAATCATCGATTGCCCTCTGGACGCTTCCCGTATTGAAATACGCGCTTCCCCTGTTATTGAACGACATGGCATGACGCGGATTGATTTTCACCGAGGATGAAAAATCCTCCGCGGCCTGCGCGTAGAGCTTCTGGTTAAAATATGCCACTCCCCGGTTGTAGAATATATCCGCATTGTCGGTGTTGATGCGCAGCGCAAACGAGTAATCCTCAATCGCGCTCGTAAAGTTTCCCTTTTCCGCATAGGCGATGGCGCGCTTGGAATACGCGCTCTCGAATCCGGGGTCCGCCGCAAGGGCCCGGTTATATTCCATTATGGCGAGATCGTAATATCCTTTCTCTAAATAAGCAGTGCCTTGAACGTAGGAGGCCTCGGCGTATTGGCGGTACAGCGGGTTCGGTTTGGGAATCGATTCGAGTGGCGAGGAGGGAATTTTCGCGCTTTGAAGTGCGAACTGGCGGTTGCGATAGGCCTCGTCGTCCTGCGGATTTATGCGCAGGGATTGCGAATAATCGCGTGCGGCAGCCGTGTATTCATGGTTGCGATGGTAGGCGACGCCCCTGTTGCTATACAGGACGTGGTTGGCAGGATTGAGGCTGATTGCCTTTGAAAAATCGTCGATCGCGCTTGTGAACTGGGATATTCGGGAAAGGGCTACACCGCGATTATTGTAGAAGGCGGCGTCGCGGGGATCGAGATCGATCGCCTTGTTGAAATCGAAGATTGCGCGGTCATTCTCCCGAAGCTTGAGATAGGCGACCCCTCTGTTGTTATATGCATTTGCGTACGACGGGTTAAACGCGATCGCCCTTGAAT contains:
- a CDS encoding anti-sigma factor antagonist; this encodes MLELKELGEGICVAKITTSEVLTLDVPELKEKLQQAIVNKGIKKLVLDLSDVKIITSSGIGIFLNINQSLKSLLRLAAPQQEVEKVLELTKVSSVIKVFSTVDAALKSF
- a CDS encoding HAD-IB family hydrolase; the protein is MTVKPFIAFFDLDHTLLDTSSGRLFIKYAYQQGMISHGELISGMLIAAIHRFGMFNTSNIFQKWAQKFAGWPETKMRDFTERFFIERVASRFRPQIVDEVRFHKARGAHTVLLSASTSYICEPARRHLSMDAVLSTTLEVENGIFTGRTRGRYCYGAEKLVRAAAYCRSMDIALSECYYYGDSFADLPVLEKIGFPVCVHPDRALRRIALQRGWRTIP
- a CDS encoding DUF167 domain-containing protein, giving the protein MSYGIWMSAGYCMESKQISRIDIRVAPKSSQSKIVIEESARIKVFVNSPPADGKANAECIRLMARALDISKSRIEIEKGASARTKRIAITGLTTDEILKRLTHHVESSR
- a CDS encoding aspartate carbamoyltransferase catalytic subunit; this translates as MKGLKQKDLLDIQSLTTDEISLICKSARYFKDLFTRSIKTVPVLRGKTVCTLFYEPSTRTRISFELAAKRLSADLINVTVAASSVVKGESLIDTVHTMEAMKADYIIIRHAASLAPHFLSKNIQASVINAGDGFHAHPTQALLDAYSILEKRGSLEGLTIGIVGDIKHSRVARSDIEVFKRLGARVILCGPPTLVPDEFSAYDVEISYNLDEIIPQLDVINMLRLQRERQKGSLFPSIREYHQQFALTTERLKRGKRDLIVMHPGPINRGIEIDHLVADSPNSIINEQVTNGIAVRMSIFYLLAGGTPLEDME
- the radC gene encoding DNA repair protein RadC, yielding MHRSIVYRNAMKNDIHSIRHLMPVQKCLSGGEISALSDAELLSAILATGTRLRDVREVSEELLRTFHGLQGLSAAGFRELSETGGIGPAKSVRIHAAFELGKRMLVQTRMPAVVDTPVKVWKMLQPEMARLLHEEFRVLILNNKNMLLKNSVVSIGTISEALVHPREIFRDAIREAAASIIVAHNHPSGVLVPSKEDISTTIRIRDAGKIIGIELLDHVIIGGASYLSLKEGGYI
- a CDS encoding ATP-grasp domain-containing protein; this translates as MKKTIMVIGGGLLQVPAIQAAKKMGFQVIVTDYNEHAMGMKYADIPIVMSTRDVQGSVRVAKSQNEITPISGVLTVGTDASTTVAAVANTLNLPGIKFDNAEAATNKIKMRMRFKTHNVPCPNFLPVWSLADAKRACQILGFPLVIKPTDNMGARGVSRIDSKGQIADAFKLAKAASPSGELIIEEYMEGEELSIDAVVFNDEITFTGIADRIIEYPPYFVETGHTMPSQLSREKQEEACEVMRKGIRALGISIGCAKGDIKITKHGAMIGELAARLSGGFMSAYTYPLSSGVDLMKAAIEVAVGQEPGNLEPLHDRVAIERALITKPGIVRRITGIEDANKIPGIAEIFINVKPGDTVIVPRSNVEKAGHIIAVADTLELAEEAVRRAKEVIAIEVFEEAELSMEAIRVSARERFKKTCYACKTCDGKDCASGVPGMGGIGTGASFRRNTESLQNFKINTRLIHDVTEPDTSAVFFGNRLSMPIMAAPITGMGTNMGSAMDELDYNIAVVNGCLNAGTVAFVGDGATPDKYKIGLQALSDARGMGVPVFKPRSDNNEVLARIRAAERSGALAVGMDIDAVVFKTMKMKNQSVGPKSLSDLRGLISSTSLPFVLKGIMTVRDASLAVEAGAHAIIVSNHGGRVLDQMAGSMDVLEEIVREVKGNIRIMIDGGFRNGVDILKALALGAEFILIGRPVAIAAVGMGARGVSYYLNTIKQELEQAMILTGCTGIADITPDIVRCLNVKSSLPV
- a CDS encoding dihydroorotase, whose amino-acid sequence is MELVIKNGTLLDPESRFEGKMDVRIAGAGIAEIAKSIVAPPGSEVIDAKGCLVLPGLIDMHAHFREPGGEDEETIIGGSIVAAKGGFTSVCTMPNTTPVIDNQALVRFIILEAEKGPINVFPIASISKGSKGEEITEMGELVKGGAVGFSDDGRPVMSSVLMRRALEYARMFDVPIITHSEDILLSDEGIMNEGVNSTLLGLKGIPREAEEVMIARDVLLARLTKGRLHVAHVSSGGSIQIIKWAKDAGVRVTCETAPHYFSLTDDAIREHLAMAKMSPPLRTKTDREAMIEGLRSGVIDVIATDHAPHLMNEKMQELEYAPFGIIGLETAVPLIISILVKENGFSYLDAFSKLTINPARILKIDRGELKAGKIADIVVIDPDKKVRIDEEFIASRCKNTPFINRELYGSVEWTICDGEVVYRNAGR
- a CDS encoding tetratricopeptide repeat protein translates to MKTNNDTISPGRFQAALLIILLSWCSSAYSSEGFNFYVQSAMRAATIEDKIANLTKALELCGPEHGKALKARILYNRGSAYVKKKFYQQAYDDFSRALELEPGFAKAYNNRGIVAQILTSTDHAINDYSIAIYLKYDFYEAYYNRGIAYSGQGLYLRAIDDYSRAIAFNPSYANAYNNRGVAYLKLRENDRAIFDFNKAIDLDPRDAAFYNNRGVALSRISQFTSAIDDFSKAISLNPANHVLYSNRGVAYHRNHEYTAAARDYSQSLRINPQDDEAYRNRQFALQSAKIPSSPLESIPKPNPLYRQYAEASYVQGTAYLEKGYYDLAIMEYNRALAADPGFESAYSKRAIAYAEKGNFTSAIEDYSFALRINTDNADIFYNRGVAYFNQKLYAQAAEDFSSSVKINPRHAMSFNNRGSAYFNTGSVQRAIDDYSRALSIWPDYSMAYSNRGIAHYFAGEYTKALTDLSESIRLDPGDFISFHNRGIVRYIRGEYKEAMDDFSASLKANPAYSYSAAWRLLVAAAISKAEYENTVKITAPWYSAPSPYWAHTVVRYLLGKVTEAELAAIAQKGVDAETVGKQVSESNFYVGMNRLLVVKDSARGNEYLKKCINKDLNFFYPNVVASYELTRDKGTTR
- a CDS encoding MBL fold metallo-hydrolase, which gives rise to MNIVTLENGPFQVNSYLLYDMSARSGIIIDPGSSIQELLARIEKENIQLQAILCTHGHIDHVAGVNEVKARFGVPLWMNRGDSELLETLPQQARMFGVKNPGPVVIDVELPGEGAVEIGGITITLLRTPGHSPGSLSFVIDDTVFSGDTLFNFSIGRTDLPGGSYEALIASIENKLFALPDDTRVLSGHGPETTIGKEKEFNPFFG